Genomic DNA from Dioscorea cayenensis subsp. rotundata cultivar TDr96_F1 chromosome 1, TDr96_F1_v2_PseudoChromosome.rev07_lg8_w22 25.fasta, whole genome shotgun sequence:
aagtcaAGACCGTcactaaaatattttgaatactatttatttatttatttattcaataaaaaagaaaaaggttagGAAAAAGAACAGCTGTTAACGGATTCCAAAGTGTTATTAAGCCAGCGGATCCGCACCCGCCGTGCAAAAGCAGTAACAGCAATCCGGATCCGCTTTTTATCCCAACCCGTTATCCTTTTTCACCGACATCCCACGAGCCTTTGACGGCTCCGGTCATACGACCCGTACTCTCACCTCCAACTCCCCCCTTGTTTCTACTCACCATTCTTAGTACTTCTAAGCGACCTCTCACCCCCCATTTCCTAGCTGCCTCACTACTCACTCCACCTCGACTCTCACCGCGGTAATCTCACCTTCCTTCTTAACGAACACTATTAGAGTAAATGACCGTTTACCACCCCTCTCCAACCTCAACAATAACTAACTACCACTGTAATTATTCCCAAAATTCAAGGGCATTTTCGCACCTTCACAGCTATATATACTCCACCTCCTCCTTCgcttcttcttcccttctttcGAAACCGAGCTCCCGCGGCAAAGAGAGAGtgttagagaaagagagagagagagagagagatgtccGGCGGAATCGGAAAATGCAGCAAGATCCGGCACATCGTGAGGCTCCGGCAGATGCTCCGAAGGTGGAGACGAAGGGCGGCGGGGGAGTACTGGCCATCGGATGTACCGGCGGGGCATGTGGTGGTGTGTGTGGGGAGTAGCCGTCGGAGATTCGTTGTTCGTGCGGCTCATCTCAACCACCCGGTGTTCCGTCGACTCCTCGCCCAGGCTGAGGAGGAGTACGGCTTCGCGCATGCCGGACCTCTCAccatcccttgcgatgagtctCTCTTTCGAGGAGATCCTCCGTCACATCGCCTCCCCGTCGTCGCGGTTCGCCTGCTTGGAAGATCTCCAGAAGTGCGGGTGTTGCCATGCTGGCCTTCGACCCGCTTGGCATGCGGAGTCGCTGCCGCTCCTCGGTGCCTTCGCCGAGAAGCCAGTCTGGTGATCGAGAGAACCGATGGCACGATCGTGATTCAAATTCGAATCCAGGGGTGTTTTCGGAACTAAAAAAAAGCCTCACATAGGGTTTGGTGggctttttgaatttttatttttatttttattttatttttcctcggCGCTGATTGGTGGGTGGGTCCGAGACTCAGAGcccagaaattttttttttctccttttttttaatttttaatttttataatttccacACCGCTCCGGAGGATGCGAAGCGGAGATGGCCAAGAAGCAATTTGCTCGCCGAGTCATCCCTAACGAATCGGAGGGAGGGAAACTCGGGTGGCACTCTTGTAAATTATGTGATTATCTCTGGCATTTTCTCAAcatatcattaatatatattaattttaattttaatattatcaattgttgttattattattgttaatccaaaaaaaataaaaaattctgcttttttattttttttaataaaattttaaataaaatggcGGTGAAGTTACCGGATGAGGAGGGAGGTGAGAGTAACTGCGGCTGGGAGTGTGATGATGGCGGTTTCCGGAACACGGGAACGCTTTCCAGTTAGCGCGCACGTTTTAAGTGGGCCCGTGCGGCGCACGTGGGTCGGTGGGTTTAGAGTAGAGCGGGCGGTGAGATTAAATCTTGGCCGTTGATTCAATTGGGGCCCTTTTGAGCACGCGCTCTCTAAAGGAACCATTTTGATTGGTGGGTAACTATGCTTGGTCTATTTTATTGGTtgaacttttaatttatatattaatttcacATTCTCAAAGTTCCActcatataaatatttacagTTAACATGCTTTACATTTGCggcttaaaatatttatataaataattcacaagttttgcaaaaaaataaaaattgaatgagaaaaaaaatatgcggttaagttttttttttagtttatgtttttttaaaagtgtagttaaataagagaaaatatgtggaatattttgaaaataattttttttataagatataaGAACATgacaataattttcattttagtttcttttttttaaatggaaaatacAACTCCGTCACTCTAAATTTAGAAtgcaaaaatgtttttttaatataatatgttaagaataaaaattatttatgataatattattcTATGAGCGGTTATAAACCCATAACCAtaagaaaactaaaattttattattaatagtgttcaaaatttggatttagttttaaatttttaattgttttagttttgagaaaaaaaaaaagaatacacgttagttataattaaaagaaaagacagggttgtttatgtaaaagaaaaaaaattcccaaattGAAAAGCTTCTTCTCCGAGCTTCGCCTCGTcactaaaccctaaccctaatccccaTAACGCTAGCCGCGGCTGTGGCCTCTTCTCGACCTCCCCGAGCTTCTCCTTCCCTTGATTCACTTCGGGTAAGCTTCTTTTTCACCCTGATTTGGGTTTATTGCTCTTATTTTTGGTTCAAATTTGAGTGTATTGTTGTTATTGATTGGGTTTTTGAATCGATGTTTTCTTGATGTGCAGCGCTGAAGATGAGGAAGCTGAAGTATCATGAGAAGAAGCTCCTGAAAAAGGTGAACTTTCTTGAGTACAAACGGGAGGGTGGTCATCGCGAGGCGTTCGTCACTCGTCGTTACATGCTCACAGAGCGAGATGATTACAAGAAGCAAGTGttctttctctatttttccatgtttttttttgtgatttttgttgcCTTTTTATGAtggtttgtgaattttttttttcttgattttgatgtttAGGTATGCGACTATTTGCCGGATGGCTCAGAAGCTTGTGAATATCTTGAAGCAGTTGGATCCCAGAGACCCTCACCGCATTGAGATGACTGATAACTTGCTGGAAAAACTGTGAGTTGTTTGATCTGTTgaattctttgaatttaatCTGTTCTGCTGTTCTGCTTTCCATTTTTTGTAAATTCAATCTTGTGTTGATTTCTTTGTTGTGAATGTTCTGTTCTTTAGTTTacaaaaacttgattttttCTACCAAAAAAGTTCCCCTCAAGTACAATAATTGGAAGGAGTGTGCTTAGGTCCACTTATAACAAGAAAGAGTGGATTTTTTGTTCAGTGAGCATGATGGGTCAACACTTGTGtttctatgttttattgtttCTGAATTCTTAGAccaataattgatgttttaaaatatctttgagAATTGTAGGTCGTACGCTTCTAGTTTCAATGATCTTGATAGCCTGTGGTTGTCCTAGAGAATATTAGTAACCGAGGATTTTTTGTGCAATAATGGCTTCTCATCCATTGTGCAATTTTGAGCTGAGGATTGGATTTGGTTGAAAAAATGGTTCAATGGTTTTGAATGATCGTTTATTCAAAGCCTTTCGGTGAGAAAATGTTTTATTCTGTAGTAAAGGTAATAAGCAGCAGTTTAGCTTTGTCTTTGGGTGCCATGTGGATtgttattaatgttattttcttatgtGTATATCTatgattattatgatttttttttcttgaatggcATTGGAGATCAACCACAATTTTATTGGCGTTGGGTTATGTTTAAGACTCTTAGGGGCTAGGTAACATTGTAGATAACTGAGCATAGGTAATTTTGGAAGACATGAAAGAAGGGAAAAATGAGTCTAATGAGTTATAGAGTAGAAATAGCAGAGTaagactaaaataaaaaataatttatggtaCGCCACATGGTTATGATACCTCAGTCTTTTTTCTGCCTTCATCTCCCCTCTCTATCTTATTCTAGGTTACTATTAGTTTGTTGTCTTTATCACTaactaggattttttttttctgctaaaAGATTtggacatgatttttttttcttttaatctatctcttattattttcttggtCAATATCCCATTAATTCATggtttgattatttgattggAGAGTGATATCCAGCATTTACAAATGTGGTAATTTTGAAATCTTATCAAATTGCTTTCTTTAAAGGACATTATATAGCTGAGGACATCAATTAACTACAACTTTATGATTAATAATGTGAAACTTTTTAGCAGCAGAGACTGTCAAATGACTATTTGCAGATGCTTCTTGTCTTCTCCATTCTTTGATAGAATAGAATCTACACATAGCTGGTTTTTcaaaattctcatttttttcccttttctagCAACTAGTTTTTGTGAGATTTTATTTTCGTGTCTATGTTTGTCTTATAGAAATCCATACATGGCATAAAAAACTGGAGTTGCCATTAAAGTATCTGTGAAGATTACAGCTCATAAACCCCATGTTTGAATTTTCATTCTACCTTCAACTACCTAAAATTTAATGCGACCACTGTTTGATTCCGCAAGGGGTTATGGCCAATATCACATTACCCAGTccttatctattttattaactaGATATCGAAATGAAATGAATTGCAGGAATTGAATCTCttcacatgtttttcatttatGAGTATGGCTGTCATTTGCTTTTCTGTATTACTAACAGATCCACTCTTAATGTATTCCAGTTACAATATGGGTGTCATCTCAACCAAAAAGAGCTTGGCCAAGTGTGAAAAACTTTCAGTGAGCTCATTCTGCAGGTATGCTGCCATTTAGATGCGAAGCAATATCTTACGATTGTAATGGAATTATCCACGGACTTTGTTCATTCACCTTCAATGATTGGTCTTGGCAATATGATTTACATGAAAACATTAGTGTTGTCAGCCTTGACTCATCGTCTTCTGGTTTGATTATGGCGTTTGCAGGCGCAGATTGGCGTCTGTTCTTGTCTACTTGAAGTTTGCAGGGCATCTAAAGGAGGCAGTTACTTATATTGAACAAGGCCATGTACGCGTCGGGCCGGACACAATCACAGACCCGGCATTCCTGGTAACAAGGAACATGGAGGACTTCGTCACCTGGGTAGattcttcaaaaataaagaggaaGGTGGATGTATATAATGAGAAACTTGACGACTATGATGCGATGAACTAGAATCTCTATATCCAAATCCTTTCTTGAATTGTAAcactttttttcttcctttgatttttgGCAAAGATAATCAAAGTTGTGTTCATTGTGTCTATCAAATTTTGTCAACCCAATTTTATCAGCAATTTGGACTATCATATTGAGTTATTAACATTGTTTGTCATTCATGCATCCTTGTTATtgtgaatgatatatatatatatatatatatatatatatgttaatttgaaaatatagatTTGAATACTTGAGTTTGATATTTTTCATCCTACAATGTGTTTCGGGTTTAGGTTGGATTGGATCAAAATGATTCGTTTGGTTTGTATCtaatatggtatcagagcttaaTGAGAAGTTTATTAAATCATTTGTATGTGAAGCAAATATTTTATCAAGTTAAAGTAGGATTTATAAATAAGTTATTAGATATCCAAAAATTGAAGACTTTGAATCTAGATTTTTTCTTTGGTTATTTGTAACCCAGATTGGGACTACAACACCACCATcccatcaacaacaacaacaagcaacCTAAACCCTAACAAATCAAATGATATTCAACAAACTCTTGACAGCTCATTCTCTTCTTGCATTTATTTTGGCATTTCTAATTATTAGCCTAAACAGATAGTCCATTCATTATCCATTTAGTCTTAATTAACTAGTCATTTCAAAACTCATTGAACTAcatcatcaaacaaacaaactaatAACTGTACAAGATAAATTCTAGACCTTCTTTCCATACACTCTAATCCCTATGAATTTTGGTGTTATATGATTTTAGAATGTAAATCACATCTAGCACTTTAgattataaattgaaattatgaaaataattaaagaaaaacaaaatcaaccaatacaaTTAAAAGATTGCTTCTAAAacaaaatgataattaaaacaGTCAAGAACTCAACAAGGAACAAGTGGATGCTTGCCCCCACAAGTTGTGTTCTCTATGGTACAACTTTGATTGGCATGCAACTTGCATTTTCATGTTCACATGTTTATGGATCCCACATCTCTTCCCTGTTCTCCGGCCGCCCGCCCGCCGTAATCACCGGCGGAGTTTTCTATTGCCATAGTTATTTTCCCCATCCTTTTCCTAACAAAATGCACATCATTGCTTATCAAGAGAAATAAAGATCACTGGTTTaagttatataaaattttcaactaaGTTTTAGCACAAAAtacattaattataatacaaaataaataaattgaatatgatttaagTTTTGAGTGTAAAAACATTTAATCAAAGAATGTAGATCTATCACTCTCAAAGAATGTGAAGTAAATGATTTGGTAGCTAATCAAATCATTCTCTCCTACCAACCAAACCAAACATCTCCTCACATTCCCTTTTACATCAATGAAGCATATTCTCATGAGAGAAAATACAAGTGAGACTCTGTGAGAGTGATGTTGTATTTTTAAAGTATACTTGGTTGGTTATATATGAATCTTTCAGCTTGGCATGTGCACCATTTTTGTACATTTGTGTTTGGGAAGCATTAGCTTTGTGTTATTGATAAGAGGCAAACGCAAATGGGTCACTTTGAGTTTGTGTGATGCCTCATAACAGGCAAGATCTTCAAGAAATGAAAGgaaatcttattattattattattattattattattattattattattttttaaattatgagaCTGatgttaatgaaacaaaagtaaatttttcttattatgaAACATTGTTAAGaaattagagagagaaaaaaagactgatttctcttttttcttaataaaaaatttgcgAATATAAAGAATTCTTTTATAAACTATCATCcacaatttttaacatttttggttttttggcACTTGGAGAATTACCCACAAAAGCCGACTAGTCCTCTTCTTTTACTGGATTTTTTTCTCTAGTATTCGtcctttttataaataaattatgatttattcattttattaaaaaaattgagtggacaaatttacaacaaaaactcaatattttttaaacaataaaaatggaaaatacaaAACTAATAGAAGAATCTAGAAAGACATTATAAAACacttaaataagaaaaaaattctcatgTACAAAAAGCCAAATGAAGGACTACATTctacattcatatatatatatatatatgtaaaagacTATAAGAGTGTTCTCTTGTGAAGTTGGttggatgaagaaaaaaaacataatacatACAATGGAGAAGCACCAAAAATTAAGACAATACTTCCCTCTGTACTGTCAGAAGATATTTGTGGCTGAGATGAAAGATGGCAGAAAAGAAAGAGCATGCACTTGGCAGCCTTTctccctctctttcttattgtgTCCCAACACAAAGGGACAAACCACTCTGAGCACAAGAAAGTAGTAAGGGCAAGCTTTCAAACAACCATGAAAAAccattcacatatatatatatatatatattcttaattatatacatactaaatattatcatcatcatcattattattattattattataataccaCTACCTTGTAAGTACCCAAAGTACCACTTGATGCTTACTGGTGTTGAAAAGAGTGGCATCCACATGCACTTTCATTGCTTTCAAACTTAACCTCCATCTTGTTGCTGTAGAAAAataattagagagagagagaacactATTAGCCCTTGGAACTCAAAACATGAGGAATGTTTATAATAAGACCAATGTCCTTTAACCATCCTTATTGGAATATTTTAGTGTTTagagatttttttcctttcattaaTATACTAATGTGAAATCTTTTGATATAAAATTTCGTCATAATTTGATGTATTTGACTATGATGATGGAGACATAAATAAGGTGTGTTATgtcacattttcaaaaataaataatattaataataagataCAGAAAACGAACCAGAAATAATCTCTTAAATTAGCATTTTTGATTCAATATCTTTTTCTCCTCTTTTGATAAAAGTCCTAGAAatactttttttccttctctttttttttttaaaaataataataaaaataaaaaaagcctcTCAGTACACCCTTGATCATTAACTTTAGATGATTTTAAAGGGCACATTTCATGTATAGATAAACAACGTCTTCATATAACAATGTCACACACCCAACTAAACAAATGCTCACCTACTCCATCATATATTCTCCAAACCAACCACATTGAACTTCATCACCAACCCATGAAAGTACTCATGCaaaacacaacaacaagaacaagatgaACAGAagatagtgaaaaaaaaaactaacaagaTAAACCATAACATCAAACATCAAGCTTCACTTTCTCTATATAACATTTAGAtgcttaatataaatataaacttatCACTCAGGGCGGCGCAACCGCACGCCGCTAAGTGTACACAAAGCTCTCAGTGAGAGTAGTCAATACAAAACAATGGAGTTAAAAAgcaccacacacacacagagagagtTTCTACTCCATTAAAATGGCTTTTcattgaagcattgaagtgagaGAACGGAAGAAGAAGAGCTCCTCACAAGGGATAGTTAGACCCATATCATGGTCAAAACCAAACTCTTCTTCAGCCCTTTGAAGAAGAGACTGGAACTGAGGATGAGATAAGAGAGAAATAGGAACTATATAACGGCTACGTTTCTCTCCAACATACACTGCAAAGTGTCCCTTTGGGACATCTCCAGGTAGTCCATTGGACTCATCATCCATCCCTTGTGATCTTCTCCCCAAGCTTGAGCACCTCTTTAGCATTTGCTTCAGTGCTGTGGCTTGAGGGAGCTTGGGGGACTTCTTCATTAGGGTCATTTGTTGACAAGGGTAAGTAATGTGTGTGCTTGTGACtcttcatgtgtatatatatatataggcgtAGGGTAGGGTATTGGAGGGCCTCTAATTCTAATTCTAATTCTAATTctaattctaattttaattctaattcTAATTCTAATGTTAGTATTAATGCTAATACTTATTCTAATTCAAAAGGACATGGAAGGGCTCAGGATTTTAATGAGAGGCCATGTGTTGGAGAAGTGTTGCCCTTCCTAAGGGCAGGTTTGGCCCTCTTCACTTCTCCATCTTTCAGAAGGGTGTTAGCTTTGTCTTTGAGGGTTTCTGGTGGGTGGAGATTGTGACTTCTCAACTGTTTTTTTAACTATATGAGTAACTAATATAATCTCTCCAAGTACATGCATGTATATACAaagatgaaaacatatgattatttatcTCTTTCTACTTTTAgagtatattattatttatacaacATAGTTTTTTCAACTCATTAACTTTTTTTCGAGTTATCAATTTGTTGGAAATGCTATTTCACAAACCTATAACATACATCAAAATCATTGATTTTAAGCTTTATTGTCATATGAGGCTTGACctatattattgataaaatggACCCAATCTAGGCAAAAAAGCGCACCCCATGGgaactttaaattatatttagatatatctAAAAtgtaatctttttaattttattttacttgccACCTCTCTATACAattttttgatgttttaaattgggtcataatatatgtaaataagtatttttttattctttcatttcaATAAAATCCCCTTTTAACACACATTATAAAAAACATTCTATACAAAAAATGATCTTCATGTACTATAAACCAAGTAAAagcattaaaaaattttttctCTAGATAACAAGTAAgataaaattatagaaaaaaagttTAGGGGTGGTTGGATATAGTTATTCACGTTTCCCTCCTAAGATACAACACTCTTCATAAGCAAAGACAACTTCACAGCCTTTTTAAAG
This window encodes:
- the LOC120262018 gene encoding LOW QUALITY PROTEIN: auxin-responsive protein SAUR50 (The sequence of the model RefSeq protein was modified relative to this genomic sequence to represent the inferred CDS: deleted 1 base in 1 codon), giving the protein MSGGIGKCSKIRHIVRLRQMLRRWRRRAAGEYWPSDVPAGHVVVCVGSSRRRFVVRAAHLNHPVFRRLLAQAEEEYGFAHAGPLTIPCDESLFEEILRHIASPSSRFACLEDLQKCGCCHAGLRPAWHAESLPLLGAFAEKPVW
- the LOC120260713 gene encoding auxin-responsive protein SAUR50-like, with protein sequence MTLMKKSPKLPQATALKQMLKRCSSLGRRSQGMDDESNGLPGDVPKGHFAVYVGEKRSRYIVPISLLSHPQFQSLLQRAEEEFGFDHDMGLTIPCEELFFFRSLTSMLQ
- the LOC120260705 gene encoding U3 small nucleolar ribonucleoprotein protein IMP3, which codes for MRKLKYHEKKLLKKVNFLEYKREGGHREAFVTRRYMLTERDDYKKYATICRMAQKLVNILKQLDPRDPHRIEMTDNLLEKLYNMGVISTKKSLAKCEKLSVSSFCRRRLASVLVYLKFAGHLKEAVTYIEQGHVRVGPDTITDPAFLVTRNMEDFVTWVDSSKIKRKVDVYNEKLDDYDAMN